Genomic window (Culex pipiens pallens isolate TS chromosome 3, TS_CPP_V2, whole genome shotgun sequence):
ACCTCAAAAGAGGGTGCTAATAACCCCAAGGTAAGTAATAAAAAACGCCACGAAACGCGAACCAATTACCTGCAACAACGTTTATCGTTTTGCCACGATCTTCGCGTGCGACTTCCAACAACCACGCAACCTGACGTCAGACGCTCTCGGGTTGGTGGAATTGGCAAAACAGCTGCCAGAGCAGCAGTGCTGCTAGCCAACGCACGAAATCGTTCTGGATGTTATGTCATTCTAGGAGTTTAGTTGGAAAAGTTAGACTGGTTCCAACTGAATAAAAGATTtcagaaaatcaccaaaacttTGAACCAGTCTACAGCGTGGAGTCAAAGCCGGAGCTGCCGCCGCTCTGCGGGATGTTCAACATTGACCGAGATTCGCGAGAAGTTGGGAGTTCAACTCAAGTAGGTTGAATGTCATGTGTGCGTCGGTCAGTCTTCAACAGTTCGTCTTGTCAGCGCCGTTGTGGGGGGAGAACCACAAGATGATGTATTGCTTCGTCTTGAGGATGAGTTTTTGGAATCGGATATGGGGAGCGAGCAATAACAATGACTAAATTGAACAAAAACACGGCCAGTAAATGAAAGATAAACACTGCAGTTATCTTGAGGGGGAAGAAAGGCTCAAGGTGCACAAACAGACACACTTTTCGAGTTGATTGCGTAAGACTCGGGGCAACGAGGACGAGGTAGAACGAGAGTAGTAGCTACGACAAACTACCCGCGGGTGTAATTGCATACCGGCAGGCAAAGTGAACATTAAGTGAATAATTGCAGGGCAAAGCCGCTGCTACCACCCTCAACCTCTCGTGATggacagaagaaaaaaagattgtttCATGAACACCTACCTTGGCGCGCTTCACCAGCTCGTCCTGGGCGGCCTTGATGTTCTCCTTCTTGCCGCCCCAGGCGCGCAGCACCGAAGCCTGCAGGGCACGACCGTACGAGAAGGTCAGGGCCCACGGTCTCAGCAGCGGCACCTGGTTGATGGCGTTCAGGTTGACGGAGGCCTCCTCCTCGGACTGTCCACCGGACAGGAAGGTGACTCCGGGCACGGCGGCTGGCACGGTGCGGCGCAGGGCCAGCACGGTAGCGAGACCGATCTCCTGGGCGGTCGGCTTCTTGGCGCAGCTCATGCCGGCGGTGACCATGTTCGGCTTCAGCAGCGTACCCTCCAGGTAGACGTGGTGGTCGCTCAGCGCCTTGTACACCGCGGCCAGCACCGTCTCCGTCACCTTCAGGCAACGCTCCAGATCGTGGTCACCGTCGGGCAGGATCTCCGGCTCAACGATCGGCACGATGCGCTGGGACTGGCAGATGGACGCGTAGCGGGCCAGCACGTTGGCGTTCTCCAGGATCGACTGGTAGCTGGGGGTGTTCTTGCCGATCTTCAGCACGCAACGCCACTTGGCGAAGTCGCAGCCGTCCTTCTTGTACTGAGCGCAGCGCGCACCCAGATCGTCCAGACCTGGCAACAGAGGAGAAGGAAAGAAAACGCATATTTTAATGAGAATCTTAATTACAGTTATAGCGCAGTTATATTGCAACTTTTATGGATCATCAATTAGCGGAGGAAACGTAAACAGCTCGtgtaacataaataacatttcaaaagggcacaaaacttttgtaaacaatagtgtatcccttgcactcgaatgacagtttgcataaggtgtgagagggatacactcttgtttacaaaagttttgtgtcctaatgaaatggaaagaacGAATTGTGCCTGAGCGTTGTTGACTCTTTTTTCggcaacaaattatttttgttaaaaaattctcgaattattttttaatcgaaaaaatatacaaagctcagttttacaaaacaaaataaatgacacaactggattttttttaattttgggaattcctgggatttttttgccaaaagaACAAAGTtgtaatatttcaatgaaagttttaaattttttgctcatGGCAAAAGCGTTATATTGGTTTTtggctagaaaaaaatataaagaaaaagtttaaaactcacaacatgtttttattttaaacattttttttctaaagctgGTCATGCTGAACACTtgcttttattcaaagtttatgtaaaataaataaaaaaaaacttttctatttGTAAAGAATGAAAAAGTCGGCAATTTTCGAATCTATCTTtggcaaagaataaaaaaataaaaaatataataaaaaatgctgcccatgttcaaaaaaaactttcaataaatgttattgaaaaactgttttgaagAATACAAAGTCtcaagaaaaaaacaacttacattttttatgtGAGAAACTACTCATGCTCAAAAGaagtaaaaacagaaaaataataaaaaaataatacaattttaaGAACTGCTTcctcaaatcaagactaacttttCTAAGGGGCGTAATATTGACTGTTTGGCCCTAtttaaatgtaagtcttgataaaaaattaaaat
Coding sequences:
- the LOC120421236 gene encoding fructose-bisphosphate aldolase isoform X2, which produces MTTYFNYPTVEVQEELSRIAKAIVAPGKGILAADESTATCGKRFADIGVENNEDNRRQYRQLLFTADERLSQNISGVILFHETLYQKADDGTPLVELLKKKGILAGIKVDKGVVDLYGSEGECTTQGLDDLGARCAQYKKDGCDFAKWRCVLKIGKNTPSYQSILENANVLARYASICQSQRIVPIVEPEILPDGDHDLERCLKVTETVLAAVYKALSDHHVYLEGTLLKPNMVTAGMSCAKKPTAQEIGLATVLALRRTVPAAVPGVTFLSGGQSEEEASVNLNAINQVPLLRPWALTFSYGRALQASVLRAWGGKKENIKAAQDELVKRAKANGEASLGKYGGGVVGAAGTGSLFIANHAY
- the LOC120421236 gene encoding fructose-bisphosphate aldolase isoform X1, whose translation is MTTYFNYPTVEVQEELSRIAKAIVAPGKGILAADESTATCGKRFADIGVENNEDNRRQYRQLLFTADERLSQNISGVILFHETLYQKADDGTPLVELLKKKGILAGIKVDKGVVDLYGSEGECTTQGLDDLGARCAQYKKDGCDFAKWRCVLKIGKNTPSYQSILENANVLARYASICQSQRIVPIVEPEILPDGDHDLERCLKVTETVLAAVYKALSDHHVYLEGTLLKPNMVTAGMSCAKKPTAQEIGLATVLALRRTVPAAVPGVTFLSGGQSEEEASVNLNAINQVPLLRPWALTFSYGRALQASVLRAWGGKKENIKAAQDELVKRAKANGLACQAKYVAGSIPSYAANASLFVKAHAY